A genomic stretch from Bradyrhizobium sp. 195 includes:
- a CDS encoding pseudouridine synthase, giving the protein MPRDSDKDNDSRGRRGPPKGPPKGRSGKPRGPEKKFAKRGPEGRSDARPPRGDRDSRPPRADRGDRPFRRREEGDAPRRDFSDRPKFKRDDRGGEGRGERSFKPRGDRPFSDRSSRDGEKRPFKPRGDRPSYGRDDRPPRSRDRDDSRPAGRTGDRKFGDKRPYAPRGDRPERKFDGERKFSRGGPDRGPREDRGERSFKPRGDRPNFDRGDRAPRSDRPERKFDGERKFSRGAPDRGPRKDFGGRDRGEDKPWQKRDDRRDGGRGDDRPRFSRSRDDRPSGDRPFRDRPKFDRPRERSEGRSDWHEHPRSEGRFGDRPRRDNEDDSRIFEKRPAFGGRGAYRERDRDFDRRPRREEEPKPKKAGERIAKALARAGLASRRDAEEMVTQGRVTVNGRVINSPALDITKNDVVLVDGKPLPERERTRLFLYHKPRGLMTTHDDPEGRPTVFDNLPEGLPRLISVGRLDFNTEGLLLLTNDGGLARTLELPDTGWLRRYRVRAHGDVTQAQLDELKNGIEVEGVKYGPIEATLERDQGANVWLVFAIREGKNREVRNVCAHLGLEVNRLIRVSYGPFQLGEVPEGQVEEIKSRVLRDQLGDKVIEKSGAQFDVPSKSTSRVDDAPSEKKPASKRAVINDRKGRRVLVQRTGSDEARERNEEEANGYGPPRRPKRGYHGKRDLTPRED; this is encoded by the coding sequence ATGCCTCGCGACAGCGACAAAGACAACGATTCCCGCGGCCGGCGAGGCCCTCCCAAGGGACCGCCCAAGGGCCGGTCCGGCAAGCCGCGTGGTCCTGAGAAGAAATTCGCCAAGCGCGGCCCTGAGGGCAGGAGCGACGCTCGCCCGCCTCGTGGCGACCGCGACAGCCGCCCGCCTCGCGCCGACCGCGGGGATCGTCCGTTCCGCCGCCGCGAGGAGGGCGATGCCCCGCGCCGCGATTTCAGCGACCGTCCGAAATTCAAGCGCGACGACCGTGGTGGTGAGGGGCGCGGCGAACGCAGCTTCAAGCCACGTGGCGACCGTCCGTTCTCGGATCGCTCCTCGCGCGACGGTGAGAAGCGGCCCTTCAAGCCGCGCGGTGACCGTCCTTCCTATGGCCGCGACGATCGTCCGCCGCGCAGCCGGGATCGTGACGATTCCCGCCCCGCCGGTCGGACCGGTGACAGGAAGTTCGGCGACAAGCGCCCCTACGCGCCGCGTGGCGATCGTCCCGAGCGCAAGTTCGACGGCGAACGGAAGTTTTCGCGAGGCGGGCCGGATCGCGGGCCGCGTGAGGATCGTGGCGAACGCAGCTTCAAGCCGCGCGGCGACCGTCCGAATTTCGATCGCGGTGATCGCGCGCCGCGGAGTGATCGCCCGGAGCGCAAGTTCGACGGCGAGCGAAAGTTTTCGCGTGGTGCACCGGATCGTGGGCCGCGCAAGGATTTTGGCGGTCGTGACCGCGGCGAGGACAAGCCCTGGCAGAAGCGCGACGACCGTCGCGACGGTGGTCGCGGCGACGACCGTCCGCGCTTTTCGCGCTCGCGCGACGACCGTCCGTCGGGTGATCGCCCGTTCCGTGACCGTCCGAAATTCGATCGTCCGCGCGAGCGGTCGGAGGGCCGTTCCGATTGGCACGAGCATCCGCGCAGCGAAGGCCGTTTTGGCGACCGCCCGCGGCGCGACAACGAGGACGACAGCAGGATCTTCGAGAAGCGCCCCGCCTTCGGCGGCCGCGGCGCCTATCGCGAGCGCGATCGTGATTTCGACCGGCGGCCGCGCCGGGAAGAAGAGCCGAAGCCGAAGAAGGCCGGCGAGCGCATTGCCAAGGCGCTGGCGCGTGCGGGGCTTGCCTCGCGCCGCGACGCCGAGGAGATGGTCACGCAGGGCCGCGTCACGGTCAATGGTCGCGTCATCAACTCGCCCGCGCTCGACATCACCAAGAACGACGTCGTCCTGGTCGACGGCAAGCCGTTGCCGGAGCGCGAGCGCACGCGGCTGTTCCTCTATCACAAGCCGCGCGGGCTGATGACCACACATGACGACCCAGAGGGGCGTCCGACTGTGTTCGACAATCTGCCGGAAGGCCTGCCTCGGCTGATCAGCGTCGGCCGGCTCGACTTCAACACCGAGGGCCTGCTGCTGCTCACCAATGACGGCGGGCTCGCGCGCACGCTCGAGCTCCCCGATACCGGCTGGCTGCGCCGCTACCGCGTTCGCGCCCATGGCGACGTCACCCAGGCTCAGCTCGACGAGCTCAAGAATGGCATCGAGGTCGAGGGCGTCAAATACGGTCCGATCGAAGCGACGCTGGAGCGCGATCAGGGTGCTAACGTCTGGCTGGTGTTTGCGATCCGCGAAGGCAAGAACCGCGAGGTGCGCAATGTCTGCGCCCATCTCGGGCTCGAGGTGAACCGGCTGATCCGCGTGTCCTATGGTCCGTTCCAGCTCGGCGAAGTCCCCGAAGGACAGGTCGAGGAGATCAAGTCGCGCGTGCTGCGCGATCAGCTCGGCGACAAGGTGATTGAGAAGTCGGGCGCGCAATTCGACGTGCCCTCGAAATCGACTTCACGCGTCGATGACGCGCCGAGCGAGAAGAAGCCCGCCAGCAAGCGTGCCGTGATCAACGACCGCAAGGGCCGCCGCGTGCTGGTGCAGCGCACCGGCAGCGATGAGGCGCGTGAGCGCAACGAGGAAGAGGCCAACGGCTACGGCCCGCCGCGCCGTCCCAAGCGCGGCTATCACGGCAAGCGCGATCTGACGCCGCGGGAGGACTGA